In Anolis carolinensis isolate JA03-04 chromosome 4, rAnoCar3.1.pri, whole genome shotgun sequence, the genomic window tctccAAACAGCTGAATTATAATCCAAATAGTCAACTGCATCCCATGGAAGACAAAAATTATGCTGCCACTACTTAGTACTGCTTTCTGTGCAGGGAAACTGCACATACATTCTTCCCAAAGAATCAATCCTAGATTGTGAGTAGCCTTTGAAAACTTCACATTTTTAGTTTCTTTTCGCTGTGAGGTTAAAAATAGTAACttcattcatttttgtttctAAGAAGGACACTTAGCATGATTTCCTGACTAAGGTTCATCAGAATCTATTTCATCATATTGAAACTAGAAAGGAAcaaggaggcggggggggggggcacagtgtGGAATCAGACCGGTATGAACCTTTTATTTTCCTCTCAGTTTTCCCCTGGATGAAATATTGATCCTTAGGGCAGTCCTATAGCTGAGATGCTCCCTAAAGCAAGGAATCCACTTCTCATGTTTCAGAACTTAGTCAAGGCAAACCATCCAAAGTCCCTCCATTTTCCCCTGGTCGATCAGAAATCAGTCCAGCTTCAATCTGGGTCctcatcagggccggccggagataaatttaaatattaagcgggggtgctgataAGCGCCCCctgccggccccgcctcctgtgccctggccccgcctcccgcccagcgtgccctggccccgcctcccacgctccgtgggaggtggggccagggcacgctgggtgggaggcgggaccagggttggccccgcctcccatgctattcaccctggccccgtctcccacgcagcatgggaggcggggccagggttggaaagagggagccttcgccgcccggggaggggaggatgggatccctcctccccttcccgggcggcgaaagagagaggcttcgccgcccggggaggggaggatgggatccctcctccccttgccgggcggcgaaagagagaggcttcgccgcccggggaagggaggatgggatccctcctccccttcccgggcggcgaaagagagaggctttgcctcccggggaggggaggatgggatgcctcctccccttcctgggcGGCAAAAGAGGGAGCCTGGGCAAGGCCAGtcaggccacaaggccagggcgcactggtcgggcactggtcgggcggcggggcaccgtcagagcggtgccccgcctcccgcccagcctgaggCGGCAgcgtcacgtggcctccatggtgggacCGGCCCTGGTCCTCATTGGACATTATGAGTAGACAAAGTCTCTTCCTCAATGAAAAAATATACAGTTTTGATTGGTAGACTTGGAACAAGAGTCATTTGGAAAGGCCTGCCCGGAAAGGGCATGGGTGACCAAAAATATGGTGTCTATATTTAACCTATCCCTAACAGTTAAACTGTTCAGATTTAAGGCTAGGCTTTTGTGGGCACACATTTCCACTTCTCCTTGGGATTAGTCCAGTAAGAGGTTAACTAATCCCCTCCTGACTGTGTAGTTTCCGGCTGGACTGCTGGAACTTTGCACAGAATTACCAACATGCATTCTAAATTCTAAATTGTTAAGCAATGTCATAAGTTAGAAAAGGAAGATATGTAAAACTTGATTGGAATGGCTCTGGACTTACTATGCGACATGGCAAAAGGATTGTCAAATGAACAATCATTAGCGATGTCTCCTAAATATGCTTGCACTAACTTATTGGTTAGTTGCTAAGGTGCCTTGAGCAAACAGACTAAGTTTGTCACCACTCAGAAATAGTTATTTCACAGGAAGACAGTCTTGTGGAAGTGAACTTTGCATATCACTGgccattattatatatatagacagacatcTATCCAAAGGATCCTTTCTTAGCAAATGTCTGGTGGAACTCCTTTCAATCGCAGTGAACATGACCAGTGGTGGGTGCTATTTCTGGAGCAACAACAGGTTGAGGAAAGCTTATTTTTTTTGAAAACTAGATGGTACAGAGGGCACCATCTAGCCTACTTTCTTTTCCCCAAATCCTGCTTTTCAGAAATGCACAAGCATGGTATGAACAGGCAGCTTGAATTTTAAACTCCCATCcgatatataagcattatataagcattatatggcgtagtggactaagtgacttgaaggttgggttgctgacctgaaagttgccaggttcgaatcccacccggggagagtgcagatgagctccctctatcagctccagctccatgcaggaacatgagagaagcctcccacaaggatggtaaaaacatcaaaacatccgggcatcccctgggcaacatccttgcagacggccaattctctcactccagaagtgactcaagttgctcctgacatgaaaaaaaaatctgatttcaaTAACAAGGAAAAGTTCACAAAATACAATGATTTACCTTCTTTATGGTGTTGTTTGACTATTTATGACATATTTATTGAGAACATGAAAGTGAAATTCACaaccatttatttaaaatatacacattcaGACAAATCATATAGCAGAATATTCTATTGTGTATTCTATTTTATAAAATGCCTAAGGaaaatagatattttaaaatgttacgttaaaaacagcaacatacaagAGCTATTTAGAGAAAGGAATGTGTCATAGAAAAACCCATTTATGAGATATACGGTATAAAGTCTAGTTATTCTTGTGGTGCTTATCAAAACGTTCAGATAACGCTCTTAATATATTTCCTGGTCTTTTTTGGTATTTATCACGAAGACTTTCAATTGCAATCTTGgcctgaaaaaaaaggaaagtatatATTACTGTTCATTGTGATCTTTTAGACTTTTCTTTGTTTTAGGAGTAGGAATTTAGGAGGAAATTGTGATTCTGGGGGAACCCTGCTACATTTGCATCTGGTTATGTGTTGGCTTTCAACTCAACCAATTTCTTCTCTCCCCCAATaatggccagggcagtggcagttaggATTTCATCTGCTTCTGACTTGGTATGCTGGAACTCTGCCTGTCTTTTCTGTCTCCTTATCTCCCCCTTTTAGGGAGTGTGGGGCATTTTCATtccaaatactgtaaattaaattaTATAAGAGTACAGCAGAGGATAGTGTCAGCCTCATACATCCCATGGAGGGTCAATGTGGGAATGTGGACCTTGACCAGTAGTAGATGTCTCACCTGGATATTCGTCACTGCTAAGTAATTTTCACTGAAGTATGTGTGAGCTGTATATCTTCTTTCCTCTTCACAATTCAAATTTTGTCACACAATACCATGTTATCTATTATTTGCCGTAATGCCCTTTGAATAGGTTTTACTTATGTGATTTACTTATGTGCTTTTCTTATAATGTGATCTGCTATTTATTCCATGCAGAAATAACATAACTCTGATATTCTCTTGTGGAGTAAGGTTTTGTAGGAAGTAATTTAGAGTAGCGTGTAGGTGTATTGATATATTTTTGGCTATGAAAATAATGGCTGAGTATTCcatatctggaaatctgaaatccaaagtgCTCCAAAATCTCAGCTAGCCCAAATGATTGGTTGAAATAATGACTCTTTCACTTTCTGATGTTTCACTGCACATAAACTTAATATGTGTAacaaagtgtgatttttttagtttacagatgtcatgtttaattgcattttaaaagggtcaatatttcagttactctgcactcatgagttggttgccatggagaagtgggcagagccaactgccgttttggtggagaagtgcaggtttgaaaaagaagcagttagtctgtgccctgatgaggtacagtgaagactgatcctcagttgaaagGATcaggagactcaaatgcttatttttgagtcaatttaaaataagtttggtgacttattttaaggtagtctgtctcctgatgaggaacagataatctgtgattgtaattcacagggtgactgcagtttagagcagtaaagaaagaagtgacattttaagaagtttgaaacacctcattctagccttgcaactgttaaccaaagtgcctctaaagagaaagttactgtaaccattaagctttgttccagaataaacgtgttattgttcttttaaacatcccagcttctgtcatatatattaccatcaaaaacaaacaagaagaaagaagaaaaataaaatttaaaaggtctcctctctaagtagctagtggctatatcttcccatagtggtggcaagcgtggataatcccctttacatctggtggtcgcattataaacatctttacactggtggcagcggttataatataataatataattaaataaacatccaACATCTCTTCTCCGCAATATGATATAATAAATTACATAACATCCAGTGTATAAtaaccctcccaccatctccaacggacgctctgatgccagagcagagagggagccagcaaagacagtctccatcttgtctccttgctccagctgaaggcccctcctaccagtaacatgctgtgtgtgtgtgtgtgtgtgtgtgtgtgtatatatgtgtgtgtgtgtgtgtgtatgtgtatacacatgcacacacgcgcacacgcacacacatgaatatatataatattaatattaataataatattatgttgtaatacaatgtaataataattataattcactattataattgtatatttatattacatgcaatattactaataatattgcaatatagttgtataatataatatattgtatgtatatatacttgtaaaccgccctgagtccccttcggggtgagaagggcggtatataaatgtcgtaaaaaaaaaaaaatggaaaccaaAAGTTTTGAGCGCAGAATTAGCTTACCTTTTCGGCCAGTTCCTTTGCACTTAGATTTGGGTCATATGGTATGGGTTCTCCAATATATGTACGCAATTTGACAGGAAATCCTCCGTATAATGGAAGTACTAGAAACTTAATTCGTTCATATAGACATTTCAGCAGCCCTACAGTTGTTATAGAGACAAAATGTTTTCCTATTGGCATGGAAAACTTTATGTACATATAGGCAGTTTTATCAGAGTTCTACTTAATGTTTGCTATCTATTGATCTTGTTCTGGGTGATTTTTCCTCTCCTTGTAGCCATCTGTTCCCAGTTAAATTTAAATTTGGAAATTCTCTGAATTAACTTATCAAGCAGGCAGGAAACAACATGGGCTGGAAGAAGAGAATCCTATCACACCAGCACAATCACACAACTTTGTGCAATACACAAGACTGATGTTATACTAATACAAGATGGCCTGAGAAAATGCAACAACAtagacagtttatttatttattttgtgtcaaaagcattgcataaataagtataaacatAGACAGTTTCACTATACTATTGTACTGTTTATATCTAAAACATAATAttgtttaattgattttatgtgttgtatatcACCTTAGGAGTCCTTAGGAGACTGCCTACTTTAAATCATCCAATAAACCAGGAAAATTGTTAGCATACAAATTgaggaaggaaaagcaaaaaaTTTAATTGTTAAGATAcagtacaataataaaatattaatggaTCATATCAATATTCAACAGGTTTTTCAACACTATTACAGTAATTTATATAAGGCTGACCATATATCTCTGGAAGACAGTTACATAACTCAGCAAAAGTTGTCAAAATTACTGAAACACAAAAGCAATTGATCAATTGATCCCagtcaataataatacatcatatatTCACAGTTGCTTTACAGAGTATGTGCCATATAGACTTGAGACCAATAAAATAGATTGAGGAAATAAGCTCACATGTTTTTCCAACTGTCCTGTATGCTTCACGAAGATTTTGTGTAAACATAGGGATGATGGGCTAAATTTAggggaagaaatgaaaagaaagagtGAAAGGCATTTATTAAGTATTTCTACTCAGTTCCTTGCCAAATTTTGGGCATTTTTAATTTCAGCAATCTGTAGCTTCAAGCTTTGGCTTGCAGAGTCAAGATAGCTCTATGCAAGTATTAGAACAGATGATGTTGTATAATTAATGTTTTAAGTGCTTAAGAACCACACAGTAACATAAAAGAGATGcacattgttcttttaaaaatagcttcTTTCAGTGTTATGTCCTAATTTTGAGAAAAGCAACACAACTTCATGTATTACTTCATTTTATTCTGGCAAAGAGTGATAATTGATTGGTTCGTTTTTAATGTGTAGCTATAAAGAGACCTACTATTATGATAATCTCACATAAAATATACTACAATAGCTGAGCCTTACCTTTGCTTTTATAAtatgaattaaaattattatttttaaaaatgaattaagaaTTCCTAATTAATGACTTCATCATATTGAGATCATTGCTGCGGGGGACAGCGGGGGGATGGACAcatagggcagtggggcaaattatGAGGCAGCCGGGCTAATTTTTCGCCCATTGTCCCACATCAGCTGCACCACCTGCTTGCCCATCACTACCTGCTTGCTTGGAAAGCTATGCTTTCCGGCATGATCTCACATTGTCCCCATGATTCTCTACCTCAACACAGATAGTCTCCCGTTGTTCAGGTTTCCCCCTTCTACCACGCTTGATGCAGAAGGCATGGAGCTTTGCCATAAGTAGACATTCATTGTGGGATAGATTGGTGGGCTCCATGCCAGCTGCATTTAAGAAGTGTTGTAGAACAGGTAATTCATCTAATGCGATGAAGTCCTAAGTCTCATTGAATAATGACAATTATCATATTCAAATATGATATTTTGATGCCTTTTCCTGATCATATCCAACACTATCTCTAACCGGAACTTCTGAAGGAAATCAAATTTAAAGAATACAAATCTGTATGTTACTCCTGAttccacaaaaataataatttaaaattgttACTTATAACATTAGTGATTCAGGTGACTTATTCCAGCTCACTCTTGCAATTTTTGAGCCATATACACTTGACAGGAGCTGAAGGAAACTTAAAACATCTAACTGATGTTATTCAAAAGACAAACTGGGTTTAAGAGTATATGTATACTTTATTCTATGCAATTGCCCAATGCATTTCATCCAATAAATATTTGCATGCTGTCATCACTTTTTTATTTAAGAAAGCTCATCGAAGTTCATATAAATAATTTTTGGGCAAAATTATATTTGTCTAATTTGTGGACTAATACCCAGTCTCTTTTACACGCAGCCCTATAAACTTAACAAACAGTTTTCCACTCATGCCAAACATTAACATTTTTGTATTGGAGTATTGTTATAACATCCCCATCACAGAAGCAGATCTGATTTTCAGACCATGTGATCCATTTAACCTTTGACTAAACAGAAATCTTTCTTGTCTTACTTGGCACTCACCGACTATTTTTTCTATTGGCTATGTCAATGAGCATTGTTTTATTCCATCCAACGTGTGTTTTGCCATTTTCTCCAGTTGTATAGTGATTCCTAAGCTCAGAAGATGATCTCTGCCTGTTTTCTTTCCCCCTCATTTCCAGACATTTCGGAAACAATTTATTAACCAGACATGAGGGATGCAGGGAGGAAATCctcctgtgtcatgtgatgggctccgccATACAAATACTATATTACAAGTGTTTTTAAATGGGGGTAGTCTGTGTGGGATAACTCACTAGAGCATTATCATTCCCCTTTATTGCTCTGTAATTCTGGGATGACCAGATCTTCGACAGAGAGCTCTAGGATCCTATTAGATGACaaatcccagggtcccataggatGCAGTTGTGACGTGGAATCATGACTAAAGTGCCTCTGGAGTCTTCCAGAAGTGGCAATTCATGATGTATCTTTAATTAGAAATAGGACAGTTTAAGGGGAGAAGGGCCACAAGAACAAACACATTTCATTTACTCCAATTTATTTAATGTGGACAATATACATATTGAAAATAGACCACTTACCACTTTGGCATCTAAAGCGACCTGAGAAAAACCTGTGCCGGAACCCCATACAAGATTGTAGTATTCATCACTAAAGTTTCcttctctaagtcctccaggtgCAATTCCTAGAAGATAGCCTTTCTTCAGCATTTCAACGCAATTAGCTTTTGTGCCAAGTGTACAACCCACCACATCAAGGATCAGTTTTACTCCTGTAAACACTGATGAAGGAAAAAATTGAAACATAAATATTTCTATCTCAACTCAACTAATGCTTtaaataagtggttctcaactttcctaatacCACaatcctttaatacagttcctcatgtggtgactcccaaccataaaattatttttgttgctactttataactgcaattttgctactgttacgaatcataatgtaaatatctgatattgcagaatgtattttcattcactggagcaaatttggcacaaatacccgatacgcccaaatttgaatactggtggggttggggggggggggttgattttgtcattttggaaaAGATATATACTTTGCACAGTTTTCTGCAGAAGTCACCCACTGAACTGACTAAAGCTGCCCCTGGCATGAAGTTAGATCAGGAGTTAGGTAAACCACTGCAAAACAGCTCATTCTTTTTGTATGTAGTACTTTGGCTGAACTGGGTAACACTTGGGTAATTTGAAAAAAGCTAAcattaaatgtatattttaatcttACCTGGTAGATACATGCCATGGTGAACCACAGAACGGAGGAATCTTCCTTTCTGTACATACAGTCTAGCTACTAAAAAGATATAGTCTAGAACAAAAGCTCCATGGTAATAGACAATAATTCCTGGACCTTTTGGTAGATTTTCCATGCCAATAACCTCATAACCTGAAATGATGACAATGTATAAAaggttaatattaataacatatcAATAACAAAACTCAAATTTTCAAATTAGCGATAACATTCTTGCATATTAACTTCAAAGAAGTATCCAGAAGTATTTTTCTTTGACTTCTATCCTGAAAAGCAACTTGTTTATAGCTTGGACAAATATAAGTCACAGGAGTTCTATATTTGTCCATTGTGATATGCACATATCTTTCTGTTGGAGGAGCCGAGACAAAAAAATAACCTATAGAAAAGTCTTCACTAGGCCCTCATCTGTAGCAACCTTCTTGAAGAAAATTATCCAAATTCTCACATGCATTATTGTCTAGtcacctcatcacacaagggaTTTTTGGCCCCTATCTTACAAGAGATTATTCTAGAGCTCCGTTCCTAGTGAACAATGGCTATTCTTGTCCTTGTACTTCATTCAaggttttaaatctatgttttgtgATTAAACTGGTTTAAAACAAACTGCAGCCATTTTTACTTAACCAGACACTTGCTTACCATGCCATATCTTTCCAAGTGTGTCCACAAAATATCCAATCCATTGCTTTGGTTTTTGCCATAATGGATCATAAATGCCTCCGCTTATGTTATGTTTTTTCTTGTAAACATATAGAACAAATGTGGTAAAACAGTTTACCAAAAATATCAAGCAATATATGTGATATAACAACATGGGAAGCACTAATATCCACAAAGGGTTAAGCATATAGCTCACATATTCTTCCAGATCTTCAAAACCAGTCCAGTTTTTCAGCATATGTATTAACAAAGTTGAATTTTGAAGCCAAGAAGTATCTGATGTGGATGCTGCCATTTGACACATgctaagaagaaaaataaaatgaattctgATTAGGCATGTGAAAAAATGTGCTTCATgacattttttggggaaaaaaatagaGGACAAAAGGTATTACAGCATTAAATCAATATCCCATGGTGTTCCAGCAGCCTGGAATAGCAACAGTTTACCAGAATTCATAGACTCATGCAGCTGGAAGAAACCAAAAGGCCCatgcagtccaatcccctgccgtgcaggaaaagcacaattaaagcatccttgacagatggccacccagcctttgcttaaaagcatcTGAAGAAGGAGATCCACCACACTttgagcagagagttccactttttcagtcagtaagttcttcctaatgttctggtggaaccttctttcctgtaatttaaacccattgctctgagccctagcatccagggcagcagaaagcaaggctGCTCCCTTCTCTTTGCACCATTGGTGCCATAGTACCTGAGATGCCTCAGCAGTGTGAAGTTGCATTTCTGATTGGGTGGCATAACTCCACCGTTCCACTGTACTATTTCTCCCTTTAAGGTTCACGTGCAAGGTTTTACGGAtaaatggtttaagtattttatattgtattgttttaaatgtatttattgtattatgctaaactgtttaattgttttaattgcttatgttttatcttttgtattgtatattggcattgaatcttgccagactgtgagccgccctgagtcccttcaggtgagaaggcggcatagaaatgatggaaataaataaataaataaatttatttttatttctcaaaaTATACTTTGTCACTGCAAACTATAaggttaaaaactttttaaaagtcaatttttaGCAAGGGGACAATATAAAATGCTGCCACAGAAGCACCAGGACCTTATTGCATCAGATAAGTCCCAGGAATGTGCCTATCAATGTCTAGGAACAGTTTCATCATCACTGAGAGATGGAAGACCGAGAATTGATATCACACAATGTCTGGCAGTAAGTATTGGTTTTCACCTCTGTGTGATAATGTCTAAAGTTTATCACCTGAATGATTGCCCCACAGGTTGCATTTATGTTCATATAACATTTCCTATTTTAAATTCCATGGCCCTTTAAAATTTGAAACAGCAATACAAATGGAAAGTCCAATTGTTCCTAAACTAGTCACAATGTTAAGCTAGTTTTGCAGATAgataaaatgaatgaaaaaaaaaagttcagtggCATATTTAGGCTTCTAAGATCCAAGCTACTGTGGTGACTAATTAAAAAAGCGATTTTTCAGTAGTGAAGGAGATCAAAATGAAAACATTGCTCTTGTTTTCTTATGACTGGGAAAAGAGTGCCATCATGGGGATCATTAGGAAATGAATCAAAGTGAAAATACCAGCAATacctttatataaataaatagtgcaaACACATTTGGAATATGGCATATATATCCAGTGATTCCACCTTTGCTTCTTGGAAAACAGAAGCAAAATGATCAAGGGACTGGAATAATTTCGTATGAAGAAGACAACCATTGTTTAAAGGCTATTTGATTAGAAAGAAGTGAGGCGGGAAGACTGGATAGAGTTGCATTGAATCTCACTTTCagagaaaggcagtatataaattcCTATAAATGTAAGCATGACTtggagaaaaaagaaatataaactcTTCCCCTTCTGTTAATAATAACAAACAGCCAGTTGTTTAAATTAAATGATTATCTACTTGCAATAATCTAAATCCAGGTAAGCCAAATTCCAAGAGAATTAAGCACAAAGGGAAAATTTTCCTCATATAACCCATAATTAAACAACAGAAATGGTTTCAGTATGAAGTGATCACTGCCTCATTCCACAGATCACGTTTACAATTCTGCAGTTTAGAGAAGACATTTTGGAAAGTAGAATATTCCTCATTTTTTATA contains:
- the LOC100554962 gene encoding monoacylglycerol/Diacylglycerol O-acyltransferase, yielding MCQMAASTSDTSWLQNSTLLIHMLKNWTGFEDLEEYVSYMLNPLWILVLPMLLYHIYCLIFLVNCFTTFVLYVYKKKHNISGGIYDPLWQKPKQWIGYFVDTLGKIWHGYEVIGMENLPKGPGIIVYYHGAFVLDYIFLVARLYVQKGRFLRSVVHHGMYLPVFTGVKLILDVVGCTLGTKANCVEMLKKGYLLGIAPGGLREGNFSDEYYNLVWGSGTGFSQVALDAKVPIIPMFTQNLREAYRTVGKTWLLKCLYERIKFLVLPLYGGFPVKLRTYIGEPIPYDPNLSAKELAEKAKIAIESLRDKYQKRPGNILRALSERFDKHHKNN